A genome region from Cucurbita pepo subsp. pepo cultivar mu-cu-16 chromosome LG02, ASM280686v2, whole genome shotgun sequence includes the following:
- the LOC111788010 gene encoding signal recognition particle 54 kDa protein 2 isoform X2, translating into MVLAQLGGSISRALQQMSNATVIDEKVLNECLNEITRALLQSDVQFKLVRDMQTNIKKIVNLDDLAAGHNKRKIIQQAVFNELCKMLDPGKPSFTPKKGKTSVIMFVGLQGSGKTTTCTKYAYYHQKKGWKPALVCADTFRAGAFDQLKQNATKAKIPFYGSYMESDPVKIAEEGVERFKKENCDLIIVDTSGRHKQEAALFEEMRQVSEATKPDLVIFVMDSSIGQAAFDQAQAFKQSVAVGAVIVTKMDGHAKGGGALSAVAATKSPVIFIGTGEHMDEFEVFDVKPFVSRLLGMGDWSGFMDKIHEVVPMDQQPELLQKLSEGNFTLRIMYEQFQNLLKMGPISQVFSMLPGFSAELMPKGREKESQAKLKRYMTMMDSMTDEELDSSNPKLMNESRMMRVARGSGRRIQEVMEMMEEYKRLAKVWSKMKGLKIPKKGEMSALSRNMNAQHMSKVLPPQILKQIGGMGGLQSLMKQMGSNKDMMGMFGGGDK; encoded by the exons ATGGTTTTAGCACAGCTTGGAGGGAGCATCTCCCGTGCCCTCCAGCAGATGAGCAATGCGACGGTCATCGACGAGAAGGTTTTGAACGAATGTCTCAACGAGATCACCCGCGCTCTTCTTCAATCCGATGTCCAATTCAAGCTTGTCCGTGACATGCAGACCAATATCAAGAAAATTGTCAATCTGGATGACCTCGCCGCCGGTCATAATAAGCGCAAGATCATTCAACAA GCTGTATTTAATGAATTGTGCAAAATGCTTGATCCTGGGAAGCCTTCTTTTACGccaaagaaaggaaaaactagTGTTATCATGTTTGTTGGTTTGCAAG GGTCTGGGAAGACCACAACATGTACGAAGTATGCATATTATCATCAGAAGAAAGGCTGGAAGCCTGCCTTGGTGTGTGCAGATAC ATTCAGAGCTGGTGCATTTGATCAATTGAAGCAGAATGCAACCAAAGCAAAGATTCCCTTTTATGGAAG TTACATGGAATCAGATCCTGTAAAAATTGCGGAGGAAGGTGTGGAGagattcaagaaagaaaattgtgaTCTCATAATTGTTGATACCAGTGGGCGTCACAAACAAGAAGCTGCTCTTTTTGAAGAAATGCGGCAAGTTTCTGAAGCAACG AAACCAGATCTTGTTATATTTGTTATGGATAGCAGTATTGGTCAGGCAGCATTTGACCAAGCTCAAGCATTCAAACAAAGTGTTGCAGTTGGTGCTGTGATTGTGACTAAAATGGATGGTCACGCAAAGGGAGGTGGTGCTCTTAGTGC TGTTGCAGCAACAAAGAGTCCAGTCATTTTCATTGGAACTGGAGAACACATGGATGAGTTTGAAGTTTTTGATGTTAAACCATTTGTCAGCCGTCTCCTAG gCATGGGAGACTGGTCTGGATTCATGGATAAAATTCATGAAGTCGTGCCAATGGATCAGCAACCAGAGCTTTTGCAAAAGCTTTCAGAAGGAAATTTTACTTTGAGAATTATGTACGAGCAGTTTCAGAACTTGCTTAAGATGGGTCCAATTAGCCAG GTATTTTCAATGCTTCCTGGATTTAGTGCTGAATTGATGCCAAAAGGGCGTGAAAAGGAAAGCCAAGCGAAACTAAAACGCTACATGACTATGATGGACTCAATGACTGATGAAG aATTGGATAGCTCAAACCCGAAGCTCATGAACGAGTCAAGAATGATGCGAGTAGCACGAGGTTCAGGTCGCCGCATTCAGGAAGTAATGGAAATGATGGAAGAGTACAAACGCCTCGCCAAGGTATGGAGCAAGATGAAAGGGCTGAAGATCCCAAAGAAGGGCGAAATGAGCGCTCTATCTCGAAACATGAATGCACAGCATATGAGTAAGGTCCTTCCTCCCCAGATTTTGAAGCAAATTGGCGGGATGGGTGGCTTACAGAGCTTGATGAAGCAAATGGGTTCCAACAAAGATATGATGGGGATGTTTGGAGGTGGAGACAAGTAG
- the LOC111788010 gene encoding signal recognition particle 54 kDa protein 2 isoform X1: protein MVLAQLGGSISRALQQMSNATVIDEKVLNECLNEITRALLQSDVQFKLVRDMQTNIKKIVNLDDLAAGHNKRKIIQQAVFNELCKMLDPGKPSFTPKKGKTSVIMFVGLQGSGKTTTCTKYAYYHQKKGWKPALVCADTFRAGAFDQLKQNATKAKIPFYGSYMESDPVKIAEEGVERFKKENCDLIIVDTSGRHKQEAALFEEMRQVSEATKPDLVIFVMDSSIGQAAFDQAQAFKQSVAVGAVIVTKMDGHAKGGGALSAVAATKSPVIFIGTGEHMDEFEVFDVKPFVSRLLGMGDWSGFMDKIHEVVPMDQQPELLQKLSEGNFTLRIMYEQFQNLLKMGPISQVFSMLPGFSAELMPKGREKESQAKLKRYMTMMDSMTDEELDSSNPKLMNESRMMRVARGSGRRIQEVMEMMEEYKRLAKVWSKMKGLKIPKKGEMSALSRNMNAQHMSKVLPPQILKQIGGMGGLQSLMKQMGSNKDMMGMFGGGDK, encoded by the exons ATGGTTTTAGCACAGCTTGGAGGGAGCATCTCCCGTGCCCTCCAGCAGATGAGCAATGCGACGGTCATCGACGAGAAGGTTTTGAACGAATGTCTCAACGAGATCACCCGCGCTCTTCTTCAATCCGATGTCCAATTCAAGCTTGTCCGTGACATGCAGACCAATATCAAGAAAATTGTCAATCTGGATGACCTCGCCGCCGGTCATAATAAGCGCAAGATCATTCAACAA GCTGTATTTAATGAATTGTGCAAAATGCTTGATCCTGGGAAGCCTTCTTTTACGccaaagaaaggaaaaactagTGTTATCATGTTTGTTGGTTTGCAAG GGTCTGGGAAGACCACAACATGTACGAAGTATGCATATTATCATCAGAAGAAAGGCTGGAAGCCTGCCTTGGTGTGTGCAGATACATTCAGAGCTGGTGCATTTGATCAATTGAAGCAGAATGCAACCAAAGCAAAGATTCCCTTTTATGGAAG TTACATGGAATCAGATCCTGTAAAAATTGCGGAGGAAGGTGTGGAGagattcaagaaagaaaattgtgaTCTCATAATTGTTGATACCAGTGGGCGTCACAAACAAGAAGCTGCTCTTTTTGAAGAAATGCGGCAAGTTTCTGAAGCAACG AAACCAGATCTTGTTATATTTGTTATGGATAGCAGTATTGGTCAGGCAGCATTTGACCAAGCTCAAGCATTCAAACAAAGTGTTGCAGTTGGTGCTGTGATTGTGACTAAAATGGATGGTCACGCAAAGGGAGGTGGTGCTCTTAGTGC TGTTGCAGCAACAAAGAGTCCAGTCATTTTCATTGGAACTGGAGAACACATGGATGAGTTTGAAGTTTTTGATGTTAAACCATTTGTCAGCCGTCTCCTAG gCATGGGAGACTGGTCTGGATTCATGGATAAAATTCATGAAGTCGTGCCAATGGATCAGCAACCAGAGCTTTTGCAAAAGCTTTCAGAAGGAAATTTTACTTTGAGAATTATGTACGAGCAGTTTCAGAACTTGCTTAAGATGGGTCCAATTAGCCAG GTATTTTCAATGCTTCCTGGATTTAGTGCTGAATTGATGCCAAAAGGGCGTGAAAAGGAAAGCCAAGCGAAACTAAAACGCTACATGACTATGATGGACTCAATGACTGATGAAG aATTGGATAGCTCAAACCCGAAGCTCATGAACGAGTCAAGAATGATGCGAGTAGCACGAGGTTCAGGTCGCCGCATTCAGGAAGTAATGGAAATGATGGAAGAGTACAAACGCCTCGCCAAGGTATGGAGCAAGATGAAAGGGCTGAAGATCCCAAAGAAGGGCGAAATGAGCGCTCTATCTCGAAACATGAATGCACAGCATATGAGTAAGGTCCTTCCTCCCCAGATTTTGAAGCAAATTGGCGGGATGGGTGGCTTACAGAGCTTGATGAAGCAAATGGGTTCCAACAAAGATATGATGGGGATGTTTGGAGGTGGAGACAAGTAG
- the LOC111788010 gene encoding signal recognition particle 54 kDa protein 2 isoform X3 translates to MVLAQLGGSISRALQQMSNATVIDEKVLNECLNEITRALLQSDVQFKLVRDMQTNIKKIVNLDDLAAGHNKRKIIQQAVFNELCKMLDPGKPSFTPKKGKTSVIMFVGLQGSGKTTTCTKYAYYHQKKGWKPALVCADTFRAGAFDQLKQNATKAKIPFYGSYMESDPVKIAEEGVERFKKENCDLIIVDTSGRHKQEAALFEEMRQVSEATKPDLVIFVMDSSIGQAAFDQAQAFKQSVAVGAVIVTKMDGHAKGGGALSAVAATKSPVIFIGTGEHMDEFEVFDVKPFVSRLLGMGDWSGFMDKIHEVVPMDQQPELLQKLSEGNFTLRIMYEQFQNLLKMGPISQVFSMLPGFSAELMPKGREKESQAKLKRYMTMMDSMTDEELDSSNPKLMNESRMMRVARGSGRRIQEVMEMMEEYKRLAKVWSKMKGLKIPKKGEMSALSRNMNAQHMSKVLPPQILKQIGGMGGLQSLMKQMGSNKDMMGMFGGGDK, encoded by the exons ATGGTTTTAGCACAGCTTGGAGGGAGCATCTCCCGTGCCCTCCAGCAGATGAGCAATGCGACGGTCATCGACGAGAAGGTTTTGAACGAATGTCTCAACGAGATCACCCGCGCTCTTCTTCAATCCGATGTCCAATTCAAGCTTGTCCGTGACATGCAGACCAATATCAAGAAAATTGTCAATCTGGATGACCTCGCCGCCGGTCATAATAAGCGCAAGATCATTCAACAA GCTGTATTTAATGAATTGTGCAAAATGCTTGATCCTGGGAAGCCTTCTTTTACGccaaagaaaggaaaaactagTGTTATCATGTTTGTTGGTTTGCAAG GGTCTGGGAAGACCACAACATGTACGAAGTATGCATATTATCATCAGAAGAAAGGCTGGAAGCCTGCCTTG GTGTGTGCAGATACATTCAGAGCTGGTGCATTTGATCAATTGAAGCAGAATGCAACCAAAGCAAAGATTCCCTTTTATGGAAG TTACATGGAATCAGATCCTGTAAAAATTGCGGAGGAAGGTGTGGAGagattcaagaaagaaaattgtgaTCTCATAATTGTTGATACCAGTGGGCGTCACAAACAAGAAGCTGCTCTTTTTGAAGAAATGCGGCAAGTTTCTGAAGCAACG AAACCAGATCTTGTTATATTTGTTATGGATAGCAGTATTGGTCAGGCAGCATTTGACCAAGCTCAAGCATTCAAACAAAGTGTTGCAGTTGGTGCTGTGATTGTGACTAAAATGGATGGTCACGCAAAGGGAGGTGGTGCTCTTAGTGC TGTTGCAGCAACAAAGAGTCCAGTCATTTTCATTGGAACTGGAGAACACATGGATGAGTTTGAAGTTTTTGATGTTAAACCATTTGTCAGCCGTCTCCTAG gCATGGGAGACTGGTCTGGATTCATGGATAAAATTCATGAAGTCGTGCCAATGGATCAGCAACCAGAGCTTTTGCAAAAGCTTTCAGAAGGAAATTTTACTTTGAGAATTATGTACGAGCAGTTTCAGAACTTGCTTAAGATGGGTCCAATTAGCCAG GTATTTTCAATGCTTCCTGGATTTAGTGCTGAATTGATGCCAAAAGGGCGTGAAAAGGAAAGCCAAGCGAAACTAAAACGCTACATGACTATGATGGACTCAATGACTGATGAAG aATTGGATAGCTCAAACCCGAAGCTCATGAACGAGTCAAGAATGATGCGAGTAGCACGAGGTTCAGGTCGCCGCATTCAGGAAGTAATGGAAATGATGGAAGAGTACAAACGCCTCGCCAAGGTATGGAGCAAGATGAAAGGGCTGAAGATCCCAAAGAAGGGCGAAATGAGCGCTCTATCTCGAAACATGAATGCACAGCATATGAGTAAGGTCCTTCCTCCCCAGATTTTGAAGCAAATTGGCGGGATGGGTGGCTTACAGAGCTTGATGAAGCAAATGGGTTCCAACAAAGATATGATGGGGATGTTTGGAGGTGGAGACAAGTAG
- the LOC111788009 gene encoding uncharacterized protein LOC111788009, which translates to MAASSLSLLPSPLSFPPSERFSASSSSASSSSFFHGGTHLKFHRNFLNVHFYSSNSSPSSPNSQFNKRASSRRRMGVVVCASGDYYATLGIPKSANSKEIKAAYRKLARQYHPDVNKEPGATEKFKEISAAYEVLSDDKKRALYDQYGEAGVKSTVGGSSAYTTNPFDLFETFFGPSMGGFGGMDPTGFRTRRSSTVTKGEDIRYDINLGFSEAIFGSEKEFDLSHLETCEVCLGTGSKVGSKMRICSTCGGRGQVMRTEQTPFGLFSQVSVCPNCGGNGEVISEFCRKCSGEGRIRVKKVIKVKIPPGVSAGSILRVAGEGDAGPKGGPPGDLFVYLDVEEIPGIQRDGINLYSTVAISYLDAIMGSVVKVKTVEGMADLQIPPGTQPGDVLVLAKKGVPKLNKPSIRGDHLFTIKVTIPNRISEKERELLEELASLNNASGTGSRFRTRPKPQPQPQPQPTSISTEDEVKTVANSTDDGDSNDLWKKVQDFAGSVANGALKWLKDNF; encoded by the exons ATGGCCGCTTCGTCTCTTTCCCTCCTTCCTTCTCCCCTCTCCTTTCCTCCTTCCGAGCGTttctctgcttcttcttcttccgcttcatcatcttccttcttccatGGCGGAACCCATCTCAAGTTCCACAGGAACTTCCTTAATGTGCATTTTTATTCATCtaattcttctccttcttctcccaATTCCCAATTTAATAAAAGGGCCTCTTCCAGACGACGCATGGGAGTTGTTGTTTGTGCTTCCGGGGATTATTATGCAACTCTCGGGATCCCCAAGTCTGCTAATAGCAAGGAAATTAAGGCCGCTTATCGAAAATTAGCCCGTCAG TATCACCCTGATGTGAATAAAGAACCTGGAGCAACTGAGAAGTTCAAAGAGATCAGTGCTGCTTACGAG GTTCTTTCAGATGATAAGAAGCGGGCTTTGTATGATCAATATGGTGAAGCTGGAGTGAAGAGTACAGTAGGGGGATCTAGTGCTTATACG ACTAATCCCTTTGATTTATTTGAGACATTCTTTGGACCAAGCATGGGAGGATTTGGCGGTATGGATCCAACTGGGTTCCGCACACGCCGTAGCAGTACTGTTACGAAGGGTGAAGACATACG TTATGACATCAATTTAGGATTTTCGGAAGCCATATTTGGATCAGAGAAAGAATTTGATCTGTCCCATCTGGAAACATGTGAAGTCTGCTTGGGTACTGGTTCAAAGGTAGGCTCCAAAATGAGGATATGCTCAACATGTGGAGGGAGAGGTCAAGTTATGAGAACCGAGCAAACACCTTTCGGCTTGTTTTCTCAG GTTTCTGTATGTCCAAATTGTGGTGGCAATGGTGAGGTCATATCTGAGTTCTGTCGGAAGTGTTCTGGCGAAGGACGCATCCGTGTTAAGAAAGTCATCAAGGTTAAAATTCCTCCTGGAGTTAGTGCAGGCAGTATCCTAAGAGTTGCAGGAGAAGGTGATGCTGGACCCAAAGG GGGACCTCCAGGAGATTTATTTGTGTATCTTGATGTAGAAGAAATACCTGGAATTCAAAGAGATGGCATCAATCTTTACTCAACAGTTGCTATCAGTTATCTGGATGCCATTATGGGATCTGTTGTCAAG GTAAAGACTGTTGAAGGAATGGCTGATCTACAAATTCCACCTGGTACTCAGCCTGGtgatgttcttgttcttgcaaAGAAAGGTGTTCCAAAACTGAATAAGCCATCGATTCGAGGCGATCACTTATTCACAATCAAAGTAACCATACCAAATCGTATCAG TGAAAAAGAGCGAGAATTGCTTGAAGAGTTAGCTTCATTGAACAACGCTTCTGGGACCGGGAGCCGTTTCAGAACTCGCCCAAAACCCCAACCACAACCGCAACCACAACCAACTA GTATAAGTACAGAAGATGAGGTCAAAACAGTTGCCAATAGTACTGATGATGGGGACTCGAACGATCTATGGAAGAAAGTACAAGATTTTGCCGG GTCTGTAGCGAATGGAGCTCTAAAATGGCTGAAAGATAACTTTTAG
- the LOC111789361 gene encoding uncharacterized protein LOC111789361, producing MSAVVCGTKRSFFEELPPSPPVSKRLRCSSTTSPIRFAASCLIDQLQNLFPQMDHQLLVRVLEECGNDLDAAIKSLSNMCLGSTVENPVATTAAETNLDQGSFADNGEPAASENLSAPTSVSLDGREWVDLFVREMMSATSVDDARTRAARALEALESSISARAGADAAQNSHKENMQLKEQIEVLLRENTILKRAVAIQHERQKEFEDKNLELQHLKQLVSQYQEQLRTLEVNNYALTMHLKQAQQSSSIPGRFHPDVF from the exons ATGTCTGCTGTGGTGTGCGGAACCAAAAGATCTTTCTTTGAAGAACTACCGCCTTCGCCTCCCGTTTCCAAGCGCCTCCGCTGCTCCTCTACTACTTCTCCGATTAGATTCGCTGCGTCCTGTCTTATTGATCAGCTACAGAATTTGTTTCCTCAAATGGACCATCag cTTCTTGTGAGAGTCCTTGAAGAATGTGGCAACGACTTGGATGCTGCCATCAAAAGTCTGAGTAACATGTGTTTGGGATCTACTGTTGAGAATCCTGTTGCTACTACAGCAGCAGAGACAAATTTGGACCAAG gTTCATTTGCTGACAATGGGGAGCCTGCTGCTTCAGAGAATTTGTCAGCACCAACCAGTGTTTCTCTTGATGGTAGGGAATGGGTTGACTTGTTTGTAAGGGAAATGATGAGTGCTACTAGTGTAGATGATGCTAGGACTCGTGCAGCAAGAGCATTAGAGGCTTTAGAGAGCTCGATTAGTGCACGTGCTGGTGCTGATGCCGCACAAAATTCCCACAAG GAAAACATGCAACTGAAGGAACAAATTGAAGTACTACTACGAGAAAATACAATTCTTAAGCGAGCAGTTGCCATACAACATGAACGTCAGAAGGAATTTGAGGACAAGAACCTAGAGTTGCAGCACCTTAAACAGTTGGTATCTCAATATCAGGAGCAGCTGAGAACGCTAGAG GTAAACAATTATGCATTGACAATGCATTTGAAGCAGGCTCAACAAAGCAGCTCGATTCCCGGACGCTTCCATCCCGATGTCTTCTAG
- the LOC111789062 gene encoding uncharacterized protein LOC111789062: protein MRRIGGPRERSKIGNLWRFNRFIDNRCLAPLTLDGDGDVDALRRRPYRLLPRLELIDLFVLKLDGSVFGVRVARNGTVADLKQAIEEVFDSPGASEHCKITWSLVWGHFCLCYEGEKLIDDKAYIRVVGIKDGDQLQFVRHMSINCLPMKRDRKNQAVPCKTVLFLPAEPKSIEGNQVAGQGDPVNYEVHEDGSNQEEIPMAGFQLANIFRGRLLYSKIWGFFRSASEGRNRPSAGFCIT from the exons ATGCGAAGGATTGGCGGTCCCCGAGAGAGGAGTAAGATCGGTAACTTATGGCGTTTCAACCGCTTCATTGATAACCGGTGCTTGGCTCCGCTTACGCTCGACGGAGACGGTGATGTTGACGCTCTCAGACGGCGGCCTTATCGGTTGCTTCCTCGGCTGGAGCTCATTGATCTCTTTGTCCTCAAGCTCGACGGCTCTGTATTTG GTGTTCGTGTAGCGCGCAATGGTACAGTAGCAGATCTCAAACAAGCGATAGAGGAAGTTTTTGATTCACCCGGGGCGAGCGAACACTGCAAGATTACATG GTCACTTGTCTGGGGACATTTCTGCTTATGTTATGAAGGCGAAAAGCTTATTGATGACAAGGCATACATTAGAGTTGTAGGCATCAAAGATGGTGATCAG CTTCAGTTTGTTAGGCATATGTCTATCAACTGTCTACCAATGAAGAGAGATAGGAAGAACCAAGCCGTTCCTTGCAAAACAGTGTTGTT TCTGCCAGCAGAACCAAAATCTATTGAAGGGAATCAAGTAGCTGGTCAAGGCGATCCCGTGAATTATGAAGTTCACGAGGACGGTTCCAACCAGGAGGAGATTCCTATGGCTGGATTTCAGCTAGCAAATATCTTTAGAGGACGGCTATTATATTCCAAGATATGGGGGTTTTTTAGAAGTGCATCAGAAGGCAGGAATAGGCCTTCTGCCGGTTTCTGCATTACTTGA
- the LOC111789061 gene encoding PTI1-like tyrosine-protein kinase At3g15890, which yields MAFRAMFCCGIGSARKGRGKKHQTWRVFSLKELHSATNNFNYDNKLGEGEFGSVYWGQLWDGSQIAVKRLKVWSNKEDMEFSVEVEILARVRHKNLLSLRGYCVEGQERLIVYEYMPNLSLLSHLHGHHSSESQLDWKRRMKIAIGSAEGIAYLHHQATPRIIHQDIKPNNVLLDPDFQARVVDFGFAKLIPDDATHVTTGVKGTLGYLAPEYGMSGKASESCDVYSFGILLLELATGKKPLEKLSATTKRTITEWALPVVVEKKYNELADPKLNGEYNADELKRVVLVALTCSHSRPEKRPTMLEIVELLKGESKEKIAKLEDDELFKSHQVGAAQTTETAAAGEDSSDLISEEKDSKENATPNPHENSS from the exons ATGGCCTTTCGCGCGATGTTTTGCTGTGGAATTGGTTCTGCACG GAAAGGAAGAGGGAAGAAACATCAAACATGGAGGGTGTTTTCATTGAAGGAGTTACACTCGGCcacaaataatttcaattatgatAACAAGCTTGGAGAAGGAGAATTTGGTAGCGTTTACTGGGGTCAGCTTTGGGATGGATCACAA ATTGCAGTTAAGAGGTTGAAGGTTTGGAGCAACAAAGAAGACATGGAATTCTCTGTTGAAGTCGAGATCCTGGCCCGAGTTCGGCATAAGAATCTATTGAGTCTACGTGGCTATTGTGTTGAAGGGCAAGAGCGTTTGATCGTGTACGAGTACATGCCCAATCTAAGTCTTCTCTCCCATCTACATGGGCATCACTCTTCAGAATCCCAACTCGATTGGAAACGTCGTATGAAAATCGCTATCGGGTCTGCCGAGGGAATTGC CTATCTTCACCACCAAGCAACTCCACGTATAATTCATCAAGACATCAAACCAAATAACGTTTTGCTCGATCCAGACTTCCAAGCTCGTGTAGTCGACTTCGGGTTCGCAAAACTCATCCCCGATGATGCAACACATGTAACAACAGGAGTCAAGGGCACACTCGGATACCTCGCTCCAGAATACGGTATGTCAGGGAAGGCATCAGAGAGTTGTGATGTATATAGCTTCGGCATTCTCCTGCTCGAGCTCGCAACCGGAAAGAAACCTCTTGAGAAGTTGAGTGCAACAACGAAACGCACAATCACAGAGTGGGCACTGCCAGTAGTAGTTGAGAAAAAATACAACGAACTTGCAGATCCAAAGCTAAATGGAGAGTACAATGCAGACGAGCTAAAGCGAGTCGTCCTCGTTGCACTCACTTGCTCCCATTCACGGCCGGAGAAACGTCCCACCATGCTCGAAATCGTAGAGCTCCTAAAAGGAGAATCAAAAGAGAAGATAGCCAAGTTAGAAGATGATGAACTGTTCAAGAGCCATCAAGTAGGTGCAGCACAAACTACAGAAACAGCAGCAGCTGGTGAAGATAGCTCAGACTTGATATCAGAAGAAAAGGATTCAAAAGAGAATGCAACACCAAACCCACATGAGAATAGCAGCTaa
- the LOC111789089 gene encoding protein TOO MANY MOUTHS, with the protein MAALIQISHLLLFILLYYPSLSASFTVIMSDSGAPSALVDGPQSGFSLHNAAVRTDPAEQSAVYDIMSATGNPWATQIPDVCGGRWHGIECMPDNHNLFHVVSLSFGSLSDDTAFPTCDPTRSTISPSLAKLPHLRTLFFYRCFTDNPQIVPSFLGQLGPSLQTLVLRENGLIGPIPTELTNLTRLKVLDLHGNNLNGSIPVGLNRLVGLRSLDLSWNKLTGSIPSLGLDNLRILDLSQNILTGWIPNRILTCRSLIKLDLSRNSLMGVIPESITEFKDLVLLDLSYNQISCPLPTSLQHLSSLEVLILKGNPMGCTMSNDLFDGMLSLMTLILSNMGFRGPIPRSLGRLPNLRVLHLDANYFNGSIPSNFQDLRNLNDLRLNNNMLTGRIPLQKQTIWKMKRKLTLYNNSNLCYDSETGVIDMSASPYSVGIGPCNGPNSEPSRTVQHVSKGKENVTRSDTSLGTRRTSSILVWLFQLTTCIWLIIKLL; encoded by the coding sequence ATGGCGGCCTTAATTCAAATCTCCCATCTCCTACTTTTCATCCTTCTCTACTATCCTTCCCTCTCTGCTTCATTCACCGTCATTATGTCTGACTCCGGCGCTCCCTCTGCCCTTGTCGACGGCCCTCAATCCGGCTTCTCCCTCCATAACGCCGCCGTCCGTACCGACCCCGCCGAACAATCCGCCGTCTATGATATCATGTCCGCCACCGGCAATCCCTGGGCCACCCAAATCCCCGACGTCTGCGGCGGCCGCTGGCACGGCATTGAATGTATGCCTGATAATCACAATCTCTTCCAtgttgtttctctctctttcggATCACTCTCCGACGATACCGCATTTCCGACCTGCGACCCGACCCGATCCACTATTTCTCCTTCTCTTGCTAAACTCCCCCATCTTCGGACGTTGTTCTTTTACCGTTGTTTTACTGATAATCCGCAAATTGTCCCTTCGTTTTTGGGCCAGTTGGGCCCTTCCTTGCAGACTTTGGTCCTACGAGAGAATGGGCTTATTGGCCCAATTCCCACTGAATTGACTAATTTGACCCGGCTCAAGGTTTTGGATCTTCATGGGAATAACCTAAACGGGTCGATTCCGGTTGGCTTGAACCGGTTGGTTGGTTTGAGGTCGTTGGATTTGAGTTGGAATAAGTTGACCGGTTCGATCCCGAGTTTGGGGTTGGATAATTTGAGAATACTCGATTTGAGTCAAAATATTTTGACTGGTTGGATTCCGAATAGGATTCTAACATGTCGATCTCTGATTAAATTGGATTTAAGTCGTAATAGCTTGATGGGAGTAATTCCAGAATCCATTACCGAGTTTAAGGATCTCGTACTTTTGGATTTGAGTTATAATCAAATCTCGTGTCCACTTCCAACATCACTTCAGCATTTGAGCTCGTTAGAGGTTTTGATCTTGAAAGGAAATCCAATGGGTTGTACCATGTCTAATGATCTATTTGACGGCATGTTGAGCTTGATGACGTTGATTCTTTCTAATATGGGCTTTCGCGGACCAATTCCTAGGTCTTTGGGTCGATTACCCAATCTTCGAGTCCTACATCTCGATGCCAACTACTTTAACGGTTCAATCCCCTCAAACTTCCAAGATTTGAGAAACCTCAACGATCTAAGACTCAACAATAACATGTTAACCGGACGAATCCCACTGCAGAAACAAACGATTTGGAAGATGAAGAGGAAGCTTACATTATACAATAACTCAAACTTGTGTTACGACTCTGAGACCGGAGTTATCGACATGTCAGCCTCACCATATAGTGTCGGTATCGGTCCATGTAATGGCCCTAATTCTGAACCAAGTCGAACCGTACAACACGTTTCTAAAGGTAAAGAAAATGTAACTAGAAGTGATACATCGCTCGGGACACGTCGTACAAGCTCTATTCTAGTTTGGCTGTTTCAACTAACTACTTGTATTTGGCtcatcattaaattattataa